Proteins from a genomic interval of Diaphorobacter sp. HDW4A:
- a CDS encoding SDR family NAD(P)-dependent oxidoreductase, translating into MNEKTDFSLKSESSDQRSDWLGLAGRVCVVSGAGSGIGAAIARALAGQGAQVALLDRDLPAARHMADALTEQGARTLAVECDIADEHAVRATADLVRSQLGPVSTLVNNAGLLRAGELESVSIAEWNAVLAVNLTGYLLCSRAFGQQMLEAGGGSIVHVASISALHPQTGSGAYSASKAGVLLMSRQMAAEWGPRGVRSNVVCPGMVRTALSARFYEAPGFEARRAAATASRRIGEPVDIAEPVLFLASERAAYVNGAELLVDGGLGCMWMDLVPRPGFNDSARSQGAGE; encoded by the coding sequence ATGAACGAGAAAACGGATTTCTCGCTGAAGAGCGAATCGTCCGATCAACGGAGTGACTGGCTTGGACTTGCGGGCCGCGTGTGCGTGGTCAGCGGCGCGGGCAGCGGCATCGGTGCCGCCATTGCGCGGGCGCTGGCCGGGCAGGGCGCGCAGGTGGCGCTGCTGGACCGCGATCTGCCCGCCGCCCGCCACATGGCGGACGCGCTGACCGAGCAAGGCGCGCGCACGCTCGCAGTGGAGTGCGACATCGCCGACGAGCACGCCGTGCGGGCCACCGCCGATTTGGTGCGGTCGCAACTGGGCCCCGTGAGCACGCTGGTCAACAACGCGGGCCTGCTGCGCGCTGGCGAGCTGGAGTCGGTCTCCATCGCCGAATGGAATGCGGTGCTGGCCGTGAACCTGACCGGCTACCTGCTGTGCTCGCGCGCCTTTGGCCAGCAGATGCTCGAAGCGGGCGGCGGCAGCATTGTGCACGTGGCGTCCATCTCGGCGCTGCATCCGCAGACCGGCAGTGGTGCTTACAGCGCCAGCAAGGCCGGGGTGCTGCTGATGTCGCGGCAGATGGCGGCAGAGTGGGGTCCACGCGGTGTGCGCAGCAATGTGGTGTGTCCGGGCATGGTCCGCACGGCGCTGTCGGCCAGGTTTTACGAAGCACCTGGTTTCGAGGCGCGCCGCGCTGCCGCCACTGCCAGCCGCCGCATCGGCGAGCCGGTGGACATTGCCGAGCCGGTGCTCTTTCTGGCCAGTGAACGGGCGGCCTATGTCAACGGCGCCGAGTTGCTGGTCGATGGCGGCCTTGGCTGCATGTGGATGGACCTGGTGCCGCGTCCCGGCTTCAACGACAGCGCGCGCTCGCAGGGAGCAGGCGAATGA
- a CDS encoding helix-turn-helix domain-containing protein, with the protein MKKTPGTVRSFALYGNSDTAPAWAELVHLEDIPERSSRFDWEIDLHFHEGLLQLLYLTAGGESEAFIDGTRWVLRPPCLILVPARAVHGFSFHPQTDGPVITAAQKPLESLAALTAPGLLDHLRRPVVLEVAPDSRHARELQPLFEAIQHESQWHADGGMAAGMALLTALLVQVARVAATAPATAQSLRTRKALQIARFRSLLDEHVRRRESVSHYAQALGITPGQLSRLTREVLGISAQDVINARVVHEAQRELVYSSLAIKQIAAELGFEDEAYFGRFFKTHTGHRPTEFRTLARQQLA; encoded by the coding sequence ATGAAGAAGACACCCGGCACCGTGCGCAGCTTTGCGCTCTACGGCAACAGCGACACCGCGCCCGCCTGGGCCGAGCTGGTGCATCTGGAAGACATTCCCGAGCGCTCCAGCCGCTTCGACTGGGAGATTGATCTGCACTTTCACGAGGGCCTGCTGCAGCTGCTCTACCTCACCGCTGGCGGCGAGAGTGAGGCCTTCATCGACGGCACTCGCTGGGTGCTGCGCCCGCCCTGCCTCATTCTGGTTCCGGCACGCGCTGTGCACGGCTTCAGTTTTCACCCCCAAACCGATGGCCCGGTGATCACGGCCGCGCAGAAGCCGCTCGAATCACTGGCAGCGCTCACCGCCCCCGGTCTGCTCGACCACCTGCGGCGTCCCGTGGTGCTGGAGGTGGCGCCCGACAGTCGCCATGCGCGCGAACTGCAGCCGCTGTTCGAGGCCATTCAGCACGAATCACAATGGCATGCCGACGGCGGCATGGCGGCAGGCATGGCACTGCTTACGGCCTTGCTGGTGCAGGTTGCGCGCGTGGCAGCCACCGCGCCTGCCACGGCGCAGAGCTTGCGCACACGCAAAGCCCTGCAGATCGCGCGCTTTCGCTCGTTGCTCGACGAGCACGTTCGTCGCCGCGAGAGCGTGAGCCACTATGCGCAGGCACTGGGCATCACGCCGGGCCAGCTCTCCCGGCTCACGCGCGAGGTGCTGGGCATATCGGCGCAGGACGTAATCAACGCCCGTGTGGTGCACGAGGCACAGCGCGAGCTCGTCTATTCATCGCTGGCCATCAAGCAGATCGCCGCCGAACTGGGTTTCGAGGATGAGGCCTACTTCGGTCGTTTCTTCAAGACGCACACGGGGCACCGACCCACGGAATTCCGCACGCTGGCACGGCAGCAGCTGGCGTAA
- the otnI gene encoding 2-oxo-tetronate isomerase, whose protein sequence is MPRFAANLSMLYNELDFLDRFAAAAADGFQGVEFLFPYAFAPEQLAEQLKQNGLTQVLFNAPPGDWDAGERGTACLPGREAEFREGIARAVSYARALACPRIHVMAGLVPSGVERAEAHRVYVNNIRYAAKIAGEHGIAILIEPINGRDMPGYFLSRQDDAHALVAEIGEPNVKVQMDLYHCQIVEGDLATKIRRYLPTGRVGHLQIAGVPERHEPDVGEINYPYLFALIDELGFDGWIGCEYRPVRGAEVGGTRAGLGWMAATRA, encoded by the coding sequence ATGCCGCGTTTTGCCGCCAATCTGTCCATGCTCTACAACGAGCTGGATTTTCTTGACCGCTTTGCTGCTGCCGCAGCCGATGGCTTCCAAGGCGTGGAGTTTCTGTTCCCTTACGCCTTCGCGCCCGAGCAACTGGCCGAGCAGCTCAAGCAAAACGGACTCACTCAGGTGCTCTTCAACGCCCCGCCCGGCGACTGGGACGCAGGCGAGCGCGGCACGGCCTGCCTGCCGGGTCGCGAAGCGGAGTTTCGCGAAGGCATCGCGCGTGCGGTGAGTTATGCGCGAGCGCTGGCCTGTCCGCGCATCCATGTGATGGCGGGGCTGGTGCCAAGCGGCGTGGAGCGGGCAGAGGCGCATCGCGTCTACGTGAACAACATCCGTTACGCCGCAAAGATTGCGGGCGAGCACGGCATCGCCATCCTGATCGAGCCGATCAATGGCCGCGACATGCCGGGCTATTTCCTCTCGCGCCAGGACGATGCGCACGCGTTGGTCGCCGAGATTGGCGAGCCGAACGTGAAGGTGCAGATGGACCTGTACCACTGCCAGATCGTCGAGGGTGATCTGGCGACCAAAATTCGCCGCTATCTGCCAACGGGCCGCGTCGGCCACCTGCAGATCGCGGGCGTGCCCGAGCGGCACGAGCCCGATGTGGGGGAGATCAACTACCCGTACCTCTTCGCGCTGATCGACGAGCTGGGTTTTGACGGCTGGATCGGCTGCGAATACCGGCCCGTGCGTGGGGCGGAGGTGGGTGGCACGCGTGCGGGGCTGGGCTGGATGGCTGCGACGCGCGCTTGA
- the mnmE gene encoding tRNA uridine-5-carboxymethylaminomethyl(34) synthesis GTPase MnmE, translating to MLPRHADPIVAIATAPGRGAVGIVRVSGKGLAGFVERLLGRKLNPREAHYLPFPDAAGQAIDRGLALFFPGPHSYTGEDVLELQAHGGPVVLQLLVARCMELAREALPQLRLAEPGEFTQRAFFNNKIDLAQAEAIADLIDASTEAAARSAGRSLSGAFSKEIHTLRDALIHLRMLVEATLDFPEEEIDFLKKADAAGQLERLQTQLGAVMQRAQQGALLREGIKVVIAGQPNAGKSSLLNALAGAELAIVTPIAGTTRDKVQQTIQIEGVPLHVIDTAGLRESDDEVEKIGIARAWEEIKAADAVLFLHDLTRVKDADYAAADAQIATELADQLHEKVPVIDVWNKTDAASVAAPDELQAGRMAQVQLSARTGDGLEQLRRKLLEIAGWQSAPEGIYIARARHIAALREVDAHLMESAAQIHASNPALDLLAEELRLSQNALNTITGEFTSDDLLGVIFSSFCIGK from the coding sequence ATGCTTCCTCGCCACGCCGACCCCATCGTTGCCATCGCCACCGCTCCTGGACGCGGGGCCGTGGGGATTGTGCGGGTGTCGGGCAAGGGGCTGGCCGGGTTTGTCGAACGGCTGCTGGGGCGCAAGCTGAATCCGCGCGAGGCGCACTATCTGCCGTTTCCGGATGCGGCGGGCCAGGCCATCGATCGCGGGCTCGCGCTGTTTTTTCCCGGACCGCACAGCTACACCGGCGAGGATGTGCTGGAGCTGCAGGCGCACGGCGGTCCGGTGGTACTGCAACTGCTGGTGGCGCGCTGCATGGAACTCGCGCGTGAGGCGCTGCCGCAGCTGCGTCTGGCCGAGCCGGGTGAATTCACGCAGCGTGCATTCTTCAACAACAAGATCGATCTGGCGCAGGCCGAGGCGATTGCCGACCTGATCGACGCGAGCACCGAAGCGGCGGCGCGCAGCGCGGGGCGCTCGCTCTCGGGCGCGTTCTCCAAAGAAATTCATACGCTGCGCGATGCGCTGATCCATCTGCGCATGCTGGTCGAGGCGACGCTGGATTTTCCCGAAGAGGAGATCGATTTTCTGAAAAAGGCCGATGCGGCCGGGCAGCTGGAGCGTTTGCAGACGCAGCTTGGCGCAGTGATGCAGCGCGCGCAGCAGGGCGCGTTGCTGCGCGAGGGCATCAAGGTGGTGATCGCCGGGCAGCCGAACGCGGGCAAGAGTTCGCTGCTCAACGCGCTGGCCGGCGCGGAGCTCGCCATCGTCACGCCAATTGCGGGCACGACGCGCGACAAGGTGCAGCAGACCATTCAGATCGAAGGCGTGCCGCTGCATGTGATCGACACGGCCGGTTTGCGTGAGAGCGATGACGAGGTCGAGAAGATCGGCATCGCGCGCGCGTGGGAAGAAATCAAGGCGGCCGACGCGGTGCTGTTCCTGCACGATTTGACGCGCGTGAAAGATGCGGACTATGCGGCGGCGGATGCGCAGATTGCCACAGAGCTGGCGGATCAGTTGCACGAGAAGGTGCCGGTGATCGATGTGTGGAACAAGACGGATGCGGCCAGCGTGGCAGCGCCCGACGAACTGCAGGCCGGGCGCATGGCGCAGGTGCAGCTCTCCGCGCGCACGGGCGATGGGCTGGAGCAACTGCGCCGCAAGCTGCTGGAGATCGCGGGCTGGCAATCGGCGCCCGAGGGCATCTACATCGCGCGTGCACGCCACATCGCCGCGCTGCGCGAGGTGGATGCGCATCTGATGGAATCGGCCGCGCAGATCCACGCGAGCAACCCGGCGCTCGATCTGCTGGCCGAGGAATTGCGCCTGTCGCAGAACGCGCTCAATACCATCACGGGCGAGTTCACATCGGATGATCTGCTCGGCGTGATTTTCTCGTCGTTCTGCATCGGCAAGTGA
- a CDS encoding DUF2274 domain-containing protein, translating into MNTTKKLRLGPLPKTEATKLTFSCPTSLKAELDRYAVLHAQTYGDAVDAATLIPHMLEAFMAGDRGFRRVDAKRKAQKSLPAHTPA; encoded by the coding sequence ATGAACACCACCAAGAAGCTGCGGTTGGGGCCGCTGCCCAAGACCGAGGCCACGAAGCTCACGTTCTCTTGCCCGACCAGTCTGAAGGCCGAACTGGATCGCTATGCCGTGCTGCACGCACAGACCTACGGCGATGCGGTCGATGCGGCCACGCTGATCCCGCACATGCTGGAGGCGTTCATGGCGGGGGACCGGGGCTTTAGGCGGGTGGATGCCAAGCGCAAAGCGCAGAAGAGCCTGCCGGCGCACACGCCAGCCTGA
- a CDS encoding TrbI/VirB10 family protein, which translates to MSHDQSADIPVPSKEAPEAVALRAQPRPVTRLNRRTLAILVGGLSVALLGATIWSLQPHRRGAGEQTELYNVDRVSKSEGLDGLPTDYSKLPAKVPELGPPLPGDLGPAIVKSQQPVTPTYAPPGHDPEDARRKEADAAAASSVFFRSGTPGKTSAAATAQVATAGSASGLADFDPLAAGPASTAAQPSDPIAVQNRQDQKGVFLKGGSTETRNSGNLQMPSSPYQVMAGTVIAAALVTGIKSDLPGDVIATVTEPVYDTAMGKFLLIPQGSRILGKYNSQVSYGQSRVQVVWNRIILPDTSSLKLDNLAGTDPAGYSGLEDGVDWHWDRVFAGAALTTLLGVGAELAAPQNRQDGNRVIIAGRDSLQDSVNQVGQEMTRRNMNIQPTLTERPGLPVRIIVNRDLVLRPYHPLFFNRGAAK; encoded by the coding sequence ATGAGCCATGATCAATCCGCCGATATTCCTGTTCCATCGAAGGAAGCGCCCGAGGCGGTGGCGCTGCGCGCCCAGCCGCGCCCGGTCACGCGCCTAAACCGGCGCACGCTGGCCATCCTCGTCGGCGGCCTGTCGGTCGCCCTGCTCGGTGCCACGATCTGGTCATTGCAACCGCATCGGCGCGGTGCAGGCGAGCAGACCGAGCTGTACAACGTGGACCGCGTCTCGAAGTCAGAAGGACTGGATGGACTGCCTACCGACTACTCGAAGCTGCCGGCAAAGGTGCCGGAACTGGGGCCGCCGCTGCCGGGCGATCTCGGCCCAGCCATCGTGAAGTCGCAGCAGCCGGTGACGCCGACGTATGCGCCACCGGGCCACGACCCGGAGGATGCACGGCGCAAGGAAGCCGATGCGGCGGCGGCTTCGTCGGTGTTCTTCCGCTCGGGCACGCCCGGCAAGACCAGTGCGGCAGCGACCGCGCAAGTTGCCACCGCAGGTTCGGCATCCGGCTTGGCGGACTTCGATCCGCTCGCCGCCGGGCCAGCCTCGACGGCAGCCCAGCCATCCGACCCGATCGCTGTGCAGAACCGGCAAGACCAGAAAGGGGTTTTCCTGAAAGGCGGTTCTACGGAAACGCGCAATTCCGGGAATCTGCAAATGCCGTCCTCGCCGTATCAGGTCATGGCCGGAACGGTGATCGCGGCTGCGCTGGTGACGGGTATCAAGTCGGACTTGCCGGGCGACGTGATCGCCACGGTGACGGAGCCGGTCTACGACACGGCCATGGGCAAGTTCCTGCTGATCCCGCAGGGCTCGCGCATCCTGGGCAAGTACAACAGCCAGGTGAGCTACGGGCAGAGCCGCGTGCAGGTGGTGTGGAACCGCATCATCCTGCCGGACACGTCTTCGCTGAAGCTCGACAACCTTGCAGGCACTGACCCGGCCGGTTACTCCGGCCTGGAGGATGGCGTCGATTGGCATTGGGACCGCGTGTTTGCCGGCGCGGCGCTGACCACGTTGTTGGGCGTAGGCGCCGAGCTGGCCGCGCCCCAGAACCGGCAGGACGGCAACCGCGTCATCATCGCCGGGCGCGACAGCCTGCAGGACAGCGTGAACCAGGTGGGCCAGGAGATGACCCGGCGCAACATGAACATCCAGCCGACGCTGACGGAGCGGCCGGGCCTGCCGGTGCGCATCATCGTCAACCGCGACCTCGTGCTGCGGCCGTACCACCCCTTGTTCTTCAACCGGGGAGCCGCGAAATGA
- the trbG gene encoding P-type conjugative transfer protein TrbG: MNALFRKPALPMILLTATVLFSGCATQGKPPPSISLDEPVQAQPLPEPLSPVEVVAVPQVLPIPAQMKPVPDAKPVAEPADETVRVSRANAEARIAPTREGYVNAIQVWPFTDGALYQVYAAVGRVTVIALQPGEELVTVAAGDTVRWIVGDTSSGSGDALRVNVMVKPIRSGLKTNLVITTSRRTYLIELTSTEKTWMASVSWEYPKDKMLALQRQAQAANAAAPLDSGLSLEKIRFRYAVSGSNPPWKPLRAFDDGEKVYIQFPPGIAQGELPPLFVIGAQGDGQLVNYRFRSPYYIVDRLFGAAELRLGGDKGDVVRIERTDGTRRN, translated from the coding sequence ATGAATGCACTTTTCCGTAAACCCGCATTGCCCATGATCCTGCTGACCGCGACCGTGTTGTTCTCAGGCTGCGCCACGCAGGGCAAGCCGCCGCCGTCCATCTCGCTTGATGAACCGGTGCAGGCCCAGCCGCTGCCGGAGCCGCTTTCGCCTGTGGAGGTGGTGGCCGTGCCGCAGGTACTGCCGATACCGGCACAGATGAAACCTGTGCCGGATGCCAAACCCGTCGCAGAACCCGCCGATGAAACCGTGCGCGTGTCCCGCGCCAACGCTGAAGCGCGCATTGCGCCGACGCGCGAGGGCTACGTCAACGCGATTCAGGTGTGGCCCTTCACCGATGGCGCGCTGTATCAGGTCTATGCGGCCGTGGGCCGCGTGACCGTGATCGCGCTCCAGCCGGGCGAGGAGTTGGTGACAGTGGCCGCTGGCGATACCGTGCGCTGGATCGTCGGGGACACATCGAGCGGTAGCGGCGATGCGTTGCGCGTCAATGTGATGGTCAAGCCGATTCGCTCGGGCCTCAAGACCAATCTGGTCATCACCACCAGCCGGCGCACCTATCTGATCGAGCTGACCTCGACCGAGAAGACGTGGATGGCTTCGGTGTCCTGGGAGTATCCGAAGGACAAGATGCTGGCCTTGCAGCGCCAGGCACAGGCCGCGAATGCTGCTGCGCCGTTGGACTCTGGCCTGTCGCTGGAGAAGATCCGTTTCCGTTACGCGGTCAGCGGCAGCAATCCGCCGTGGAAGCCGCTGCGCGCATTCGATGACGGCGAGAAGGTCTACATCCAGTTCCCGCCGGGCATCGCCCAGGGCGAGCTGCCGCCACTGTTCGTCATCGGCGCGCAAGGCGACGGGCAGTTGGTGAACTACCGTTTTCGGTCGCCGTATTACATCGTTGACAGGCTGTTCGGCGCGGCCGAGCTGCGCCTGGGCGGGGACAAGGGCGATGTGGTGCGGATCGAGCGCACGGACGGAACGCGGAGGAACTGA
- the trbF gene encoding conjugal transfer protein TrbF: MRFKRPQVRYADTPQPATPYQAVGQVWDERIGSARVQARNWRFMALGCLTLAVLMAGGLVWRSAQSIVTPYVVEVDNAGQVRAVGETATPYRPNDAQMAYHLGRFIGLVRSLSIDPIVVRQSWLDAYNYTTDKGALALNEYARVSDPFARIGKESVTVQITSVTRASDQSFNVRWTETRFVNGALDRTERWNAVISIVQQTPRTEQRLRKNPLGIYVNGLSWSRELEGNEGVKP; the protein is encoded by the coding sequence ATGCGATTCAAACGACCGCAGGTGCGCTACGCCGACACGCCGCAGCCTGCCACTCCGTACCAAGCCGTAGGCCAAGTGTGGGACGAGCGCATTGGCTCGGCCCGCGTGCAGGCAAGGAACTGGCGTTTCATGGCACTGGGCTGCCTCACCTTGGCCGTGCTGATGGCGGGCGGCCTGGTCTGGCGTTCCGCGCAGTCCATCGTGACGCCCTACGTGGTGGAGGTGGACAACGCGGGCCAGGTGCGCGCGGTCGGCGAGACCGCCACGCCATATCGGCCCAACGATGCCCAGATGGCCTATCACCTGGGCCGCTTCATCGGGCTGGTGCGCTCGCTGTCCATCGATCCCATCGTCGTGCGGCAGAGCTGGCTCGATGCCTACAACTACACCACGGACAAAGGTGCCTTGGCGCTCAACGAGTACGCCCGCGTGAGCGATCCGTTCGCGCGCATCGGCAAGGAGTCGGTGACGGTGCAGATCACCAGCGTAACCCGCGCCAGCGACCAGTCGTTCAACGTGCGCTGGACGGAGACCCGCTTTGTGAACGGTGCGCTGGATCGCACCGAGCGCTGGAACGCGGTGATTTCCATCGTGCAGCAGACGCCGCGCACCGAGCAGCGGCTGCGCAAGAACCCCCTGGGCATCTACGTTAACGGGCTGTCGTGGAGCCGTGAACTGGAAGGAAACGAAGGAGTAAAACCATGA
- the trbL gene encoding P-type conjugative transfer protein TrbL, with product MNDVLVIDRFLDVFSRYIDSGFGLLQGEVAFLTATLIVIDMTLVGLFWAMGHATGQGEDVIAKLIRKVLYVGAFAYIIGNFNTLAGILFRSFAGLGLTASGSTLSMGNFLQPGRLAKAGIDAAAPILDQIREMAGFPEVFINIAPIVVLFLAWLVVIVSFFVLAVQLFVTLIEFKLTTLAGFVLVPFALWNKTAFLAEKVLGNVVSSGIKVLVLAVIVGIGSGLFAEFRIPPGSEPSIDQALVSMLASLSLLALGIFGPGIATGLVSGGPQLGAGAMAGAAIGAAGTAVAVGAAASGVGSAVAAGARMAPAAARMAGGGARSMASTASSARSAYQAGSASASGGLKGAAAGVGNVAKTGAQAAGQKVADGARSMKERVVAAFRPDDAESTSGAAAGTHSSSETAAPPPSTEQPAWAKRLHRRQQLTHAATTAAHTLRGGDGGSSSQGPSLRDSDS from the coding sequence ATGAACGACGTTTTGGTCATTGACCGCTTCCTCGACGTTTTCTCGCGCTACATCGACTCGGGCTTCGGCCTGCTGCAAGGCGAGGTGGCGTTCCTGACCGCAACGTTGATCGTCATCGACATGACGCTGGTCGGGCTGTTCTGGGCGATGGGGCATGCCACCGGCCAGGGCGAGGACGTGATCGCCAAGCTGATCCGCAAGGTGCTGTACGTGGGTGCCTTCGCCTACATCATCGGCAACTTCAACACCCTGGCAGGCATCCTGTTCCGGTCTTTTGCCGGGCTGGGCCTGACGGCCAGCGGCTCGACCTTGAGCATGGGCAACTTCCTGCAGCCGGGACGGCTGGCCAAGGCCGGTATCGACGCGGCGGCGCCCATCCTCGACCAGATCCGGGAGATGGCGGGCTTCCCCGAGGTGTTCATCAACATCGCGCCCATCGTCGTGCTGTTCCTCGCGTGGCTGGTGGTCATCGTCAGCTTCTTCGTGCTGGCGGTGCAGCTCTTCGTCACGCTGATCGAGTTCAAGCTGACCACGCTCGCGGGCTTCGTGCTGGTGCCGTTCGCCCTCTGGAACAAGACGGCGTTCCTGGCCGAGAAGGTGCTGGGCAATGTGGTGTCCTCAGGCATCAAGGTACTGGTGCTTGCCGTCATCGTGGGCATCGGCTCGGGGCTGTTCGCCGAATTCAGGATACCGCCGGGCTCCGAGCCGTCCATCGACCAGGCGCTGGTCTCCATGCTTGCCTCGCTGTCCCTGCTGGCCCTGGGCATCTTTGGGCCAGGCATCGCGACGGGGCTGGTATCGGGTGGGCCACAGCTCGGCGCGGGCGCGATGGCCGGTGCTGCCATCGGTGCAGCCGGAACCGCCGTGGCGGTCGGCGCCGCAGCCTCTGGCGTCGGTAGCGCCGTAGCGGCCGGAGCGCGCATGGCACCTGCCGCCGCCAGGATGGCCGGGGGCGGTGCCCGCTCGATGGCATCGACCGCCAGCAGCGCACGGTCGGCGTACCAGGCAGGTTCCGCCTCAGCCAGTGGCGGCCTCAAGGGTGCCGCCGCCGGCGTGGGCAACGTGGCCAAGACCGGCGCGCAGGCCGCCGGACAGAAGGTGGCCGACGGAGCGCGCTCGATGAAGGAGCGTGTCGTCGCCGCCTTCCGACCCGATGACGCCGAATCGACGTCGGGGGCAGCTGCTGGGACGCACAGCAGCAGCGAAACCGCCGCACCGCCCCCATCCACCGAACAGCCGGCCTGGGCCAAGCGCCTGCATCGCAGGCAGCAGCTCACCCATGCCGCGACCACCGCCGCCCACACGCTGCGCGGCGGCGATGGCGGCAGCTCCAGTCAGGGCCCAAGCCTTCGCGATTCCGATTCATAA
- the trbJ gene encoding P-type conjugative transfer protein TrbJ, translating into MKTHAPKLAALTAACVLAFGIAQPAHALFGVGDIVLDPTNLVQNTLTAVRTLEQINNQIRQLQNEAQMLINQARNLASLPFSVVSRLRSNLALTQRLIAQAKGMAYDVANMDQMFQRLYPEQYAATVSGNQMFRDAQERWKNTLNGLQTTMQMQAQASQNLSDDEGVLADLVGKSQSAEGALQAMQAMNQLLALQAKQSIQTQRLQITQDRAASLELARQAAAVERGREVNRRFVGTGTPYTPQPVNFYSR; encoded by the coding sequence ATGAAAACCCATGCCCCCAAACTCGCCGCGCTGACCGCCGCCTGCGTGCTCGCCTTCGGCATCGCGCAGCCCGCGCACGCGCTGTTCGGCGTCGGCGACATCGTGCTCGACCCGACCAATCTGGTGCAAAACACGCTCACCGCCGTTCGCACGCTGGAGCAGATCAACAACCAGATCCGCCAACTCCAGAATGAGGCGCAGATGCTCATCAACCAGGCACGCAACCTGGCGAGCCTGCCCTTCAGCGTGGTGAGCCGGCTTCGCAGCAATCTCGCGCTAACCCAACGGCTGATCGCACAGGCCAAGGGCATGGCCTATGACGTGGCGAACATGGACCAGATGTTCCAGCGCCTGTATCCCGAGCAGTACGCCGCCACCGTCAGCGGCAATCAGATGTTCCGCGACGCGCAGGAGCGCTGGAAGAACACACTCAACGGCCTGCAGACCACCATGCAGATGCAGGCCCAGGCTTCGCAGAACCTGAGCGACGACGAAGGCGTGCTGGCCGACCTCGTGGGCAAGAGCCAGTCGGCCGAGGGCGCGCTGCAGGCGATGCAGGCCATGAACCAGCTGCTGGCCCTGCAGGCCAAGCAGTCGATCCAGACGCAGCGGCTGCAGATTACCCAGGACCGGGCGGCCTCGCTGGAGCTGGCGCGGCAGGCGGCCGCCGTGGAGCGTGGCCGCGAGGTGAACCGGCGCTTCGTGGGCACCGGTACGCCGTACACACCGCAGCCCGTGAACTTCTACAGCCGCTGA